Proteins co-encoded in one Malus sylvestris chromosome 7, drMalSylv7.2, whole genome shotgun sequence genomic window:
- the LOC126630278 gene encoding expansin-B15-like — MASVACDYSGRTIAFHVDQGSNPNYFGAVIEFEDGDGDLAGVELKETSSSDGGGEWRAMQQSWGAVWKLDAGAELHPPLSIRLTSLYSDETLLAKDVIPVGWKPGVTYGSLGEMVICVDLKEASASDGVGE; from the exons ATGGCCAGTGTGGCATGTGATTATTCAGGAAGAACAATCGCATTCCACGTGGATCAAGGATCAAACCCAAACTACTTTGGGGCTGTGATTGAATTCGAAGACGGAGATGGTGATCTTGCCGGCGTTGAGTTGAAGGAAACTTCGTCATCGGACGGTGGAGGCGAATGGCGAGCCATGCAGCAATCCTGGGGTGCAGTGTGGAAGCTTGATGCAGGGGCAGAATTACATCCTCCACTGTCGATAAGGTTGACATCTCTGTATTCAGATGAGACTTTGTTGGCCAAAGATGTAATTCCAGTTGGGTGGAAACCCGGTGTCACATATGGATCTTTG GGGGAGATGGTGATCTGCGTTGATTTAAAGGAGGCCTCCGCATCGGACGGTGTTGGTGAATAG